The Anaeromicrobium sediminis genome includes the window GGTGGTTATAAGCTTCTTCTTTTTGGTTATTTAATAAAAGAAAGGAACCGTAAATAAACATTAGTATAAATTCTATATCAGTAGGAGTACTTCCTTTAGTATAAGTGAGAGCTAATATATTTTTAACTTGATCCATTCCACATTCATAATTTTTATTTAGTATGGTAGTACTAAGACATTTAAATGTTTTGATGATCTGCATATCATGAATTGAATTTATACAAAGTTCTTTTTCTTCTTCTTCTATTAACGTATAGATACCCCTATAATCACGTCTTTCAATACAAAGAAATATTTGATCTAATAATTCCTTAATATGCAAAGATGTAGGGGATTCAATTGCTCTAAACAAATATTCTGAGGTAACGCCTAATTTAGTTGTTAGTTGTCTTAATATAACTGAAGTAGGACAACGATCTCCATTTTCTATACGAGTAATATATGAGACTGAACATATACCATCTGCAAGTT containing:
- a CDS encoding helix-turn-helix domain-containing protein, yielding LADGICSVSYITRIENGDRCPTSVILRQLTTKLGVTSEYLFRAIESPTSLHIKELLDQIFLCIERRDYRGIYTLIEEEEKELCINSIHDMQIIKTFKCLSTTILNKNYECGMDQVKNILALTYTKGSTPTDIEFILMFIYGSFLLLNNQKEEAYNHLINIKKYMDTIKFLHTRVIFPAFYMFLISACLDTSNLNESFEYLDYAIDYCKTNNTYNYLRELYFLKSELYYRLKKEAEFKIWYNKALTLNELIKKSDDEYFNTFINNRLKKLKTS